A single region of the Aeromonas hydrophila subsp. hydrophila ATCC 7966 genome encodes:
- a CDS encoding GNAT family N-acetyltransferase, with translation MQGISLRMARPDDAAAMTVMQRASWLAAYGGVLGADMLAQLAVTEHLQIWQRRLAETGPRPMLLCQDEVVIGLLYWQPETTGEYPTAWIRAFYLHPDHWRQGHGKRLWQAVAMQMRRAGCEGVRLWLLDGNHIGEGFYLRRGFMFDGQERTLMSLGQPCLQRQMFRLL, from the coding sequence ATGCAAGGCATAAGCCTGCGCATGGCGCGGCCCGATGACGCCGCCGCCATGACGGTGATGCAGCGGGCCAGCTGGCTCGCCGCATACGGCGGCGTGCTCGGTGCCGACATGCTGGCCCAGCTGGCGGTGACCGAGCATCTGCAGATCTGGCAGCGCCGGCTGGCGGAGACAGGCCCCAGGCCCATGCTGCTGTGCCAGGACGAGGTGGTCATCGGCCTGCTCTACTGGCAGCCGGAGACGACGGGGGAGTACCCCACCGCCTGGATCCGCGCCTTTTACCTGCACCCCGACCACTGGCGCCAGGGCCACGGCAAGCGGCTGTGGCAGGCGGTGGCGATGCAGATGCGACGCGCCGGCTGCGAAGGCGTCAGATTGTGGCTGCTCGATGGCAACCACATCGGCGAGGGGTTCTACTTGCGCCGCGGCTTCATGTTCGACGGTCAGGAGCGCACCCTGATGAGCCTCGGCCAGCCCTGCCTGCAGCGACAAATGTTTCGTTTGCTTTGA
- a CDS encoding ROK family protein, with the protein MYYGFDIGGTKIAFAVYDGALNLCHEERMSTPGNDYEGLQQLIRARVEQADARFGARGAVGIGFPGILNRHDHSIVAANLPSINGRHLGADLAELLARPVKVDNDANCFLWSEVHQGAAAGADSALGVTIGTGIGGAVYLAGKLIQGRNWLAGEIGHYPLPATMLMKYPDLPRPRCGCGRLVCFETYASGTGLERLYHHFHGQRASGHQIVGRFEAHEPHAVATVDCWLEIMAAGLATAISVVDPDVVVLGGGLSGLPALYEQLPLRLPGHLLPGVALPEIREARFGGAGGVRGAALLNL; encoded by the coding sequence ATGTATTACGGCTTTGATATTGGTGGCACCAAGATAGCGTTCGCTGTGTATGACGGCGCCTTGAATCTCTGTCACGAGGAGCGCATGAGCACTCCCGGCAATGATTATGAAGGGCTGCAGCAGCTGATCCGCGCGCGGGTCGAACAGGCGGATGCCCGTTTCGGCGCCCGTGGTGCGGTGGGCATCGGCTTTCCCGGCATTCTCAACCGGCACGACCACAGCATAGTGGCGGCCAATCTGCCCTCCATCAATGGCCGCCACCTGGGCGCCGATCTGGCTGAACTGCTGGCGCGTCCGGTCAAGGTGGACAACGATGCCAACTGCTTCCTCTGGTCCGAGGTACATCAGGGGGCGGCGGCGGGAGCCGACAGCGCCCTCGGCGTCACCATCGGCACCGGTATCGGTGGCGCCGTCTATCTGGCGGGCAAGCTCATCCAGGGCCGCAACTGGCTGGCGGGGGAGATAGGTCACTACCCGCTGCCGGCCACCATGCTGATGAAGTACCCCGACCTGCCTCGTCCCCGTTGCGGCTGCGGCCGTCTGGTCTGTTTTGAAACCTATGCCTCCGGCACCGGGCTGGAGCGGCTCTACCACCACTTCCACGGCCAGCGTGCCAGCGGCCACCAGATAGTGGGGCGCTTCGAGGCGCACGAACCCCATGCGGTGGCCACGGTCGACTGCTGGCTCGAAATCATGGCCGCCGGGCTGGCCACCGCCATCTCGGTGGTCGACCCCGACGTGGTGGTGCTGGGGGGCGGCCTGAGCGGCCTGCCCGCGCTCTACGAACAGCTGCCGCTGCGCCTGCCTGGCCATCTGCTGCCCGGGGTTGCCCTGCCCGAGATCCGCGAGGCCCGCTTCGGCGGCGCCGGCGGGGTGCGCGGGGCCGCCTTGCTCAATTTATGA
- a CDS encoding copper homeostasis protein CutC, whose amino-acid sequence MTSLEICIDNLESLFTAQEAGANRIELCSALGLGGLTPSYGFMQLAARHATVPVYAMIRPRAGDFCFGDGEFEMMLQDIAAARAAGLQGVVVGLLDEQGRVPAAKLTQLVEAAGPLGVTFHRAIDLSSDWRLDLETIVAAGCERILSSGHAPTALAGLETLQAMQQALAGRASLMPGAGVNADNVLTIVEFTGVNEVHMSGMGWRGGMVPHGVNMGTSDDGRVNITDGAKVAAVRALLDRA is encoded by the coding sequence ATGACCTCTCTTGAAATCTGTATCGACAATCTGGAATCCCTGTTTACCGCCCAGGAGGCTGGCGCGAATCGCATCGAGCTCTGCTCTGCGCTGGGGCTGGGCGGCCTGACTCCCTCCTATGGCTTCATGCAGCTGGCGGCGCGCCATGCCACCGTTCCCGTCTACGCCATGATCCGGCCCCGGGCCGGCGACTTCTGTTTTGGTGACGGGGAGTTCGAGATGATGCTGCAGGACATCGCGGCGGCCCGCGCCGCCGGCCTGCAAGGGGTGGTGGTCGGCCTGCTGGACGAGCAGGGACGGGTGCCTGCCGCCAAACTCACCCAGCTGGTGGAGGCGGCAGGGCCCCTCGGCGTTACCTTCCACCGCGCCATCGACCTCTCCTCCGACTGGCGCCTCGACTTGGAGACCATAGTTGCCGCCGGCTGCGAGCGCATTCTGAGCTCGGGCCACGCGCCGACCGCGCTGGCGGGGCTGGAGACTCTGCAGGCGATGCAGCAGGCGCTGGCGGGGCGGGCCAGCCTGATGCCGGGTGCCGGGGTCAATGCCGACAACGTGCTCACCATAGTGGAGTTCACCGGGGTGAACGAGGTGCACATGTCCGGCATGGGCTGGCGCGGCGGCATGGTGCCCCATGGCGTCAACATGGGCACCTCGGACGATGGCCGGGTCAATATCACCGACGGCGCCAAGGTGGCGGCGGTTCGGGCTCTGCTGGACAGGGCCTGA
- a CDS encoding FKBP-type peptidyl-prolyl cis-trans isomerase, translating into MSQYDSIEQKASYGIGRNMGDQLAQQAFAGLDIPALQQGLADALNGLEFAVSRDDINDAFQVITARMQEEQEAVAKAAAAEGEAFLADNAKRAEVKTTESGLQYEVLVEGNGAVPVAGQSVRVHYHGTFTHGGVFDSSVARGQPAEFPVTGVIAGWVEALQLMPVGSKWKLYIPQDLAYGARGAGSIPPYSALVFEVELLDIL; encoded by the coding sequence ATGTCCCAATACGACTCTATCGAACAGAAGGCCAGCTATGGCATCGGCCGCAACATGGGTGATCAACTGGCGCAGCAAGCCTTCGCCGGTCTGGATATCCCGGCCCTGCAGCAAGGTCTGGCAGATGCCCTGAATGGTCTGGAGTTCGCGGTCAGCCGTGACGATATCAACGATGCCTTCCAGGTCATCACCGCCCGCATGCAGGAAGAGCAGGAAGCCGTCGCCAAGGCTGCCGCCGCCGAAGGCGAAGCCTTCCTGGCGGACAACGCCAAGCGCGCCGAAGTGAAGACCACCGAGTCCGGTCTGCAGTACGAAGTGCTGGTGGAAGGCAACGGTGCCGTACCGGTAGCCGGTCAGTCCGTCCGTGTGCACTACCACGGTACCTTCACCCACGGTGGCGTGTTCGACAGCTCCGTCGCCCGCGGCCAGCCGGCCGAATTCCCGGTCACTGGCGTGATCGCCGGCTGGGTAGAAGCGCTGCAACTGATGCCGGTTGGCTCCAAGTGGAAGCTCTACATTCCGCAGGATCTGGCCTACGGCGCACGCGGTGCCGGTTCCATCCCGCCGTACTCCGCCCTGGTATTCGAAGTGGAGCTGCTGGACATCCTGTGA
- a CDS encoding ABC transporter ATP-binding protein encodes MAAIIEVVDLVKHFPGVKAVDGLSFAIPAGSCFGLLGPNGAGKTTTIELLEGILTPDSGQILFHGAPRGPDYRSRIGIQFQHTALQDFLTVRDTLRLFASLYPAPLPQAQLIELCALGEFIDRDSRKLSGGQRQRLLLALALLGDPELLFLDEPTTGLDPQARHHFWQRIEAIKAQGKTVVLTTHYMDEAQQLCDQIAIVDHGHLLSLDTPVALLAQHFDGVLVRLAAHPALASLGYPLRPLGEQVELSCPDVADLLPRLLSLGVPLTSMQVRSPNLEDLFLHLTGHSLRSGA; translated from the coding sequence ATGGCTGCCATCATTGAAGTCGTCGATCTCGTCAAGCACTTCCCCGGCGTGAAAGCGGTGGACGGGCTCAGCTTTGCCATTCCCGCTGGCAGCTGTTTCGGCCTGCTCGGCCCGAACGGGGCGGGCAAGACCACCACCATCGAACTGCTGGAGGGGATCCTCACCCCGGACAGCGGCCAGATCCTGTTCCACGGTGCCCCGCGCGGCCCCGACTACCGCTCCCGCATCGGCATCCAGTTCCAACACACGGCGCTGCAGGATTTCCTGACGGTGCGCGATACCCTGCGACTGTTTGCCAGCCTCTACCCGGCCCCCTTGCCCCAGGCCCAGCTCATCGAGCTGTGCGCCTTGGGGGAATTTATCGATCGGGACAGCCGCAAGCTTTCCGGCGGTCAGCGGCAACGGCTGCTGCTGGCGCTGGCCCTGCTCGGCGACCCTGAGCTGCTGTTTCTGGACGAGCCCACCACGGGGCTCGATCCCCAGGCCCGCCACCACTTCTGGCAGCGCATCGAGGCGATCAAGGCGCAGGGCAAGACGGTGGTGCTCACCACCCACTACATGGACGAGGCCCAGCAGCTGTGCGATCAGATTGCCATCGTCGATCACGGCCATCTGCTCAGCCTGGATACCCCGGTCGCCCTGCTGGCCCAGCATTTTGACGGTGTGCTGGTGCGCCTTGCGGCTCACCCGGCCCTCGCCAGTCTCGGCTATCCCCTGCGCCCGCTGGGCGAGCAGGTGGAGCTGAGCTGCCCTGACGTGGCGGACTTGCTGCCACGGCTGCTGAGCCTGGGCGTGCCGCTGACCAGCATGCAGGTGCGCTCCCCCAATCTGGAGGATCTCTTCCTCCATCTGACCGGCCACAGCCTGCGGAGCGGCGCATGA
- a CDS encoding ABC transporter permease — translation MTGSLKRIGALFYARNLEFVRDRAALIWNLAFPLLLVLGFTLIFSGPPKPLVQMGVVGEQPATYAPLRAVPLLKIIPYDEEEKGRLKVRHHQLDLLLSPGTGRYWINPDAPQGAMAEYLLRQAVPVQLVRETLSGQAIRYGDWLLPGVIGMNLMFSGLFGVGFVIVRYRKNGVLKRLRATPLSAAEFLCAQLLSRILITLVVSLLVFLVAYFLLGVPLLGSGWLLLLIALLGGASMASLGLLVAARIQNEELASGLLNVISMPMMFLSGVWFSLEGAPAWLQQLAAWLPLSQIIAAARAVMLEGAGWAEVAAPLGWVLLFTLCCITLGSALFKWSHR, via the coding sequence ATGACGGGATCCCTCAAGCGCATCGGCGCGCTCTTCTATGCCCGCAACCTGGAGTTCGTGCGGGATCGGGCCGCGCTGATCTGGAACCTGGCCTTTCCGCTGCTGTTGGTGCTGGGGTTCACCCTCATCTTCTCCGGCCCGCCCAAGCCGCTGGTGCAGATGGGGGTGGTGGGGGAGCAGCCCGCGACCTATGCCCCGCTGCGCGCCGTGCCGCTGCTCAAGATCATCCCCTATGACGAAGAGGAGAAGGGCCGGCTCAAGGTGCGCCACCATCAGCTGGATCTGCTGCTCTCGCCCGGCACGGGCCGTTACTGGATCAACCCGGACGCCCCCCAGGGAGCCATGGCCGAGTACCTGCTGCGCCAGGCCGTGCCGGTGCAGCTGGTGCGGGAGACCCTGAGCGGGCAGGCCATTCGCTACGGTGACTGGCTGCTGCCCGGGGTGATCGGCATGAACCTGATGTTCTCCGGCCTGTTCGGGGTGGGCTTCGTCATCGTCCGCTACCGCAAGAACGGGGTGCTCAAGCGGCTGCGGGCCACCCCGCTCTCGGCCGCCGAGTTTCTCTGCGCCCAGCTGTTGTCGCGCATTCTGATCACCCTGGTGGTGAGCCTGCTGGTATTTTTAGTGGCTTACTTCTTGCTCGGGGTGCCGCTGCTGGGCTCGGGCTGGCTGCTGCTGTTGATCGCCCTGCTGGGCGGGGCGTCCATGGCGTCCCTCGGCCTGCTGGTGGCGGCCCGCATCCAGAACGAGGAACTGGCGAGCGGGCTGCTCAACGTCATCAGCATGCCGATGATGTTTCTCTCCGGTGTCTGGTTCTCGCTGGAAGGGGCCCCCGCCTGGCTGCAGCAGCTGGCGGCCTGGCTGCCGCTCAGCCAGATCATCGCGGCGGCCCGCGCCGTCATGCTGGAAGGGGCAGGCTGGGCCGAGGTGGCGGCGCCACTGGGCTGGGTCCTGCTGTTTACGCTCTGCTGCATCACCCTGGGCAGTGCCCTGTTCAAATGGAGTCACCGATGA
- a CDS encoding DUF2845 domain-containing protein, whose amino-acid sequence MESPMKSLPLVGGALLALLLSLPASAGAMRCKNALITEGDSTAEMLLKCGEPMLREELTRNEENQFGNLMQVKYGERWTYNFGKNEFMRFVTVRNGVITDIENGPRGE is encoded by the coding sequence ATGGAGTCACCGATGAAGTCACTACCGCTGGTTGGCGGGGCCCTGCTGGCCCTGCTGTTGAGTCTGCCGGCCAGTGCCGGCGCCATGCGCTGCAAGAATGCGCTGATCACCGAAGGGGACAGCACCGCCGAGATGCTGCTCAAATGCGGCGAACCCATGCTGCGCGAGGAGCTGACCCGCAACGAGGAGAATCAATTCGGCAACCTGATGCAGGTGAAGTATGGGGAGCGCTGGACCTACAACTTCGGCAAGAACGAGTTCATGCGCTTCGTCACCGTGCGAAACGGGGTGATCACCGATATCGAAAACGGCCCGCGCGGCGAGTAG
- a CDS encoding DUF1107 domain-containing protein, giving the protein MKVFKNLSPRQIARYIKSFHHGSFMVEAHGRFEFSGGEINLESLTCRQTLSLARQINLEVRGLRHTTLLLG; this is encoded by the coding sequence ATGAAGGTGTTCAAGAACTTGTCTCCCCGCCAGATTGCCCGCTACATCAAGAGCTTCCATCACGGCAGCTTCATGGTGGAGGCCCACGGGCGGTTCGAGTTCAGCGGCGGCGAGATCAATCTGGAGAGCCTGACCTGCCGTCAGACCCTGAGTCTGGCCAGGCAGATCAATCTGGAGGTTCGCGGCCTGCGTCACACCACCCTGCTGTTGGGGTAA
- the yfcD gene encoding NUDIX hydrolase YfcD: MNKKGLRVEWVDVVDGNNQVVGVAERAKVRRENLCHRASYILVLDEADRILVQRRTLSKDFCPGMLDACAGGVVTTGEQMKPSARRELAEELGIRDVPLQAFGDFYAEGEGYRVWGGLFSCRYQGPLQLQAEEVSEVCWMSQAEIAARAAEFTPDSLLAIATWQARR, encoded by the coding sequence ATGAACAAGAAGGGTCTGCGTGTGGAATGGGTGGATGTGGTGGATGGAAACAATCAGGTGGTCGGGGTTGCCGAGCGTGCCAAGGTGCGGCGGGAGAACCTCTGCCACCGCGCCAGCTATATCTTGGTGCTCGACGAGGCTGACCGCATCCTGGTGCAGCGCCGCACCCTCAGCAAGGACTTCTGCCCCGGCATGCTGGATGCCTGCGCCGGTGGCGTGGTCACCACGGGCGAGCAGATGAAGCCCTCCGCCCGCCGCGAGCTGGCCGAGGAGCTGGGGATCCGCGATGTGCCGCTGCAGGCATTCGGTGACTTCTATGCCGAAGGGGAGGGGTATCGGGTCTGGGGCGGTCTCTTCAGTTGCCGCTATCAGGGGCCGTTGCAACTGCAGGCCGAAGAGGTGAGCGAGGTGTGCTGGATGAGCCAGGCGGAGATCGCCGCGCGGGCCGCCGAATTTACCCCCGACTCCCTGCTCGCCATCGCCACCTGGCAGGCACGGCGCTGA
- a CDS encoding phenylacetate--CoA ligase family protein, whose translation MQHYYDGLEIRPSALREQQQLDQLNHLLTHVGQYCAGYSSAYRQRRLQDLGELTSLPLLNASELFAAQQAHPPFAGLTGRPASQALRVFACPGQLAIPEYAGADWWGAARALFAAGFKAGEVLLNGHDYHISPTAFIFDNGARQLGAPVVPCGPHDTGRQLEALQRYEPTGFVGPLAVLLDLLEAAERANVPSDSLRCALLCESSHPDTRPLQAVHGIRALNCLLLQDAGVIAYESQPGQGFIVNESCLIEIIDLASGEPVIGDGVGQLVVTRLDLEYPLLRLVTEWQGHWLAGASPCGRTNRRLRLI comes from the coding sequence ATGCAGCACTATTACGATGGACTGGAAATTCGCCCCTCCGCCTTGCGAGAGCAGCAACAACTGGATCAACTCAATCACCTGCTTACCCATGTCGGCCAGTATTGCGCCGGTTATTCCAGTGCCTACCGCCAGCGTCGCCTGCAGGATCTGGGCGAGCTGACCAGCCTGCCCCTGCTCAACGCCAGCGAACTGTTCGCCGCCCAACAGGCTCACCCGCCCTTTGCCGGCCTCACCGGCCGCCCCGCCAGTCAGGCGCTGCGGGTCTTCGCCTGTCCGGGCCAGCTGGCCATTCCCGAGTACGCCGGCGCCGACTGGTGGGGGGCGGCGCGCGCCCTGTTCGCCGCCGGTTTCAAGGCCGGGGAGGTATTGCTCAACGGCCACGACTACCACATCAGCCCCACCGCCTTCATCTTCGACAACGGCGCCCGCCAGCTGGGTGCACCCGTGGTGCCCTGCGGCCCCCACGATACCGGGCGCCAGCTGGAGGCACTGCAGCGCTATGAGCCGACCGGGTTCGTCGGGCCGCTGGCGGTGCTGCTGGATCTGCTGGAGGCGGCGGAACGGGCCAACGTGCCGAGCGACAGCCTGCGCTGCGCCCTGCTGTGCGAATCCTCCCACCCCGATACCCGGCCGCTGCAGGCGGTGCACGGCATCCGGGCGCTCAACTGCCTGTTGCTGCAGGATGCGGGGGTGATCGCCTATGAGAGCCAGCCCGGCCAGGGCTTCATCGTCAACGAAAGCTGCCTCATCGAGATCATCGATCTGGCCAGCGGCGAGCCGGTCATCGGTGATGGCGTCGGTCAGCTGGTGGTAACCCGGCTCGATCTGGAATACCCGCTGCTGCGTCTGGTGACCGAGTGGCAGGGCCATTGGCTCGCCGGTGCCAGTCCGTGCGGGCGCACCAACCGCCGACTCAGGCTGATCTAA
- a CDS encoding peroxiredoxin — MIAIGQALPAGEFTFITAEGKQQRDSQSLFGGKRVVLFAVPGAFTPTCSNAHLPGYVVLADKFKEKGVDAICCLSVNDAFVMKAWQDAQNAEAITMLADGDGSWTRALGLAKETGAFGGVRAQRFALIANDGVVEQLFVEAPGKFEVSDAQSLLAAL; from the coding sequence ATGATAGCGATTGGCCAAGCCCTGCCTGCGGGCGAATTCACCTTCATCACCGCCGAGGGCAAGCAGCAGCGGGATAGCCAAAGCCTGTTTGGCGGCAAGCGGGTGGTGCTGTTTGCGGTGCCCGGTGCCTTTACCCCCACCTGTTCCAACGCCCACCTGCCCGGCTATGTGGTGCTGGCGGACAAGTTCAAGGAGAAGGGGGTCGATGCCATCTGCTGTCTGTCGGTCAACGACGCCTTCGTGATGAAGGCGTGGCAGGATGCCCAGAACGCCGAGGCCATCACCATGCTGGCCGACGGCGATGGCAGCTGGACCCGGGCACTGGGTCTGGCCAAGGAGACCGGGGCCTTTGGTGGCGTGCGTGCCCAGCGCTTTGCCCTCATCGCCAACGATGGCGTGGTCGAGCAGCTGTTTGTGGAGGCCCCCGGCAAGTTCGAGGTGTCGGATGCCCAGAGCCTGCTGGCGGCGCTGTAA
- a CDS encoding calcium/sodium antiporter yields MTLAFVALIAGLALLVWSADKFVDGAAATARYAGMPPLLIGMVIIGFGTSAPEMVVSALAASQGNPGLALGNAYGSNITNIALILGLTALISPIAVASQVVRKEIPILLGITLLSGALLLDGHLDRTDAVILGVVFVGLMGWSIRAGMRGKGDALDAETEESIDSEGMSLKAAIGWLIVGLVLLIAASRLLVWGAVTIAQALGISDLVIGLTIVAIGTSLPELASSLIAIRKNEHDLALGNVLGSNLFNTLAVVGIAAGIHPLDVAPEVLSRDWSVMMGLTLLLLVMCLGRKGQGRINRLEGGLLLACFVGYTGWLLASQFI; encoded by the coding sequence ATGACCCTGGCTTTTGTTGCCCTGATTGCCGGACTGGCGCTGCTGGTCTGGAGTGCGGACAAGTTTGTCGATGGCGCCGCCGCCACCGCCCGTTACGCCGGCATGCCGCCGCTGCTGATCGGCATGGTGATCATCGGCTTTGGCACCTCGGCCCCCGAGATGGTGGTCTCCGCGCTGGCGGCCTCCCAGGGCAACCCCGGCCTCGCGCTCGGCAACGCCTATGGCTCCAACATCACCAATATCGCCCTGATCCTGGGACTGACCGCCCTGATCAGCCCCATCGCCGTGGCCTCCCAGGTGGTGCGCAAGGAGATCCCCATCCTGCTCGGCATCACCCTGCTCTCCGGCGCTCTGCTGCTGGACGGTCATCTGGACCGCACGGACGCCGTCATCCTCGGCGTGGTGTTCGTTGGCCTGATGGGCTGGTCGATCCGGGCCGGCATGCGCGGCAAGGGGGATGCGCTGGATGCGGAAACCGAGGAGAGCATCGACAGCGAGGGGATGTCTCTCAAGGCGGCCATCGGCTGGCTCATCGTCGGGCTGGTGCTGCTGATTGCGGCCTCCCGCCTGCTGGTGTGGGGGGCGGTGACCATCGCCCAGGCGCTCGGCATCAGCGATCTGGTGATTGGCCTCACCATAGTCGCTATCGGCACCTCGCTGCCGGAGCTCGCCTCATCCCTCATCGCCATTCGCAAGAACGAGCACGATCTGGCCCTTGGCAACGTGCTCGGCTCCAACCTGTTCAACACCCTGGCGGTGGTGGGGATCGCGGCGGGGATCCACCCGCTCGACGTGGCACCGGAAGTGCTCTCCCGCGACTGGAGCGTGATGATGGGGCTGACCCTGTTGCTGCTGGTGATGTGCCTGGGCCGCAAGGGGCAGGGGCGGATCAACCGGCTGGAGGGGGGCCTGCTGCTCGCCTGCTTCGTGGGCTACACCGGCTGGTTGCTGGCCAGCCAGTTTATCTAG
- a CDS encoding type III PLP-dependent enzyme, with amino-acid sequence MNETLVAQDYRQLVEQFGSPLLLLDKAAVRKQYRALAAALPDVRLHYALKPLPHEAVVSVLKEEGACFDLATNGEVDLVRSQGVRPGRCIHTHPIKRDSDIRYALEYGCTVFVYDNPLELEKFIPYKDEVKLLLRVSFPNPETKVDLSKKFGCTPEQALPLLQLAHAKGIKVMGLSFHVGSQVPHARRHVQAIDACREIMEQAWELGLKPWVLDIGGGFPVDYEGGEFDIDGFCAPIREALAKLPATVQKIAEPGRFISAPAMTSVSSVMGKAHRGDKIWYYLDDGLYGSYNGQLYDHVTYPVSTPLARGELHNSVLSGPTCDSVDVIRDGIMLPDLAIGELVVGRVMGAYTWASASTFNFFPKASILILDSSQKGQKLVAVA; translated from the coding sequence ATGAACGAGACCCTGGTAGCACAAGATTACCGTCAGCTGGTTGAACAGTTCGGCTCCCCCCTGCTGCTGCTCGACAAGGCAGCCGTCCGCAAACAGTATCGGGCCCTGGCGGCCGCCCTGCCCGATGTACGATTGCACTATGCACTCAAACCCCTGCCCCACGAGGCAGTGGTCTCTGTCTTGAAGGAAGAGGGGGCCTGTTTCGATCTGGCCACCAATGGCGAAGTGGATCTGGTGCGCAGTCAGGGTGTCCGCCCGGGACGCTGCATTCATACCCATCCCATCAAGCGCGACAGCGACATCCGCTATGCGCTGGAGTACGGCTGCACCGTGTTTGTCTACGACAACCCGCTGGAGCTGGAGAAGTTCATTCCCTACAAGGATGAAGTGAAACTGCTGCTGCGAGTCAGCTTCCCCAACCCCGAGACCAAGGTCGATCTCTCCAAGAAGTTCGGCTGCACCCCGGAGCAGGCGCTGCCGCTGCTGCAACTGGCCCACGCCAAGGGGATCAAGGTGATGGGGCTGTCGTTCCACGTCGGTTCCCAGGTGCCCCACGCCCGTCGCCACGTGCAGGCCATCGATGCCTGCCGCGAGATCATGGAGCAGGCCTGGGAACTCGGTCTCAAGCCCTGGGTACTGGATATCGGCGGCGGCTTCCCGGTGGATTATGAGGGCGGCGAGTTCGACATCGACGGCTTCTGCGCGCCGATCCGCGAGGCGCTGGCCAAGCTGCCGGCCACGGTGCAGAAGATTGCCGAGCCGGGCCGCTTCATCAGCGCGCCGGCCATGACCTCGGTCTCCAGCGTGATGGGCAAGGCTCATCGCGGCGACAAGATCTGGTACTACCTGGATGACGGTCTCTACGGCAGCTACAACGGCCAGCTCTACGATCACGTCACCTACCCGGTGAGCACCCCGCTGGCTCGCGGCGAGCTGCACAACTCGGTGCTCTCCGGCCCTACCTGCGACAGCGTGGACGTGATCCGTGACGGCATCATGCTGCCGGATCTGGCCATCGGCGAGCTGGTGGTGGGCCGGGTGATGGGAGCCTACACCTGGGCCTCGGCCTCCACCTTCAACTTCTTCCCCAAGGCGAGCATCCTCATTCTGGACAGCAGCCAGAAAGGGCAAAAGCTGGTGGCAGTCGCTTAA